One genomic region from Cellulomonas fengjieae encodes:
- a CDS encoding MFS transporter, protein MSPRAAPGIATVVVAVAVAVADVSAVNSVLPELRRDLGADASDLQWVVSGYMLTYGLAMIVTGRIGDARGRRPTFLTGVVVFTVASVLAAVAPGPGVLVVARLLQGFGAGFLNPQAMALVRELVPEGPRRSAVFALYTAVVSAALAVGPLLGGLLGSVGWRWVFWVNVPLGALVLLAGLRVLPRAVPTGARVLPDVPGVALLWAGLSLLLVPLFELSDLPAGVVVAGLLSAVVALAAFVVRERRTAARGGAPVVDLALFRDRSYTCGVLLNTTFQAGLTGVVYVLTLYLRSGLGLDPVVAGAAQLPVALGALLVAPFAARLARPRRGELTGVILLIVGSAAAWAAVEVLPDAGTTIVWALAVPLLVVGVGSNLVSALNLGVTNARIPAEEAGSANAVRQTTARIGSAVGTATVGALLAAALAPAGLGTAARADWDRAMSAGMALSVAFLAASLVPVLIDLVATRREVRAARS, encoded by the coding sequence GTGAGCCCGCGCGCGGCACCGGGGATCGCGACCGTCGTGGTGGCGGTGGCCGTGGCGGTCGCCGACGTCAGTGCCGTCAACTCGGTGCTGCCGGAGCTGCGGCGCGACCTCGGGGCCGACGCGAGCGACCTGCAGTGGGTCGTCTCGGGGTACATGCTCACCTACGGCCTCGCGATGATCGTCACCGGCAGGATCGGCGACGCCCGTGGTCGACGACCGACCTTCCTCACCGGTGTCGTGGTCTTCACCGTGGCGAGCGTGCTCGCCGCGGTCGCGCCCGGGCCCGGTGTGCTCGTCGTCGCGCGGCTCCTCCAAGGCTTCGGCGCGGGGTTCCTCAACCCCCAGGCCATGGCGCTCGTCCGCGAGCTCGTGCCGGAAGGGCCGAGACGTTCGGCTGTCTTCGCGCTCTACACGGCTGTCGTCAGTGCCGCGCTCGCTGTCGGCCCGCTCCTCGGCGGGCTGCTGGGTTCGGTCGGCTGGCGGTGGGTGTTCTGGGTTAACGTCCCCCTCGGCGCGCTCGTCCTGCTCGCCGGCCTGCGCGTGCTGCCACGTGCCGTACCCACGGGGGCGAGGGTCCTGCCCGACGTGCCCGGCGTGGCGCTACTGTGGGCCGGCCTTTCGCTGCTGCTCGTACCGCTGTTCGAGCTCTCCGACCTGCCGGCCGGGGTGGTCGTCGCCGGACTGCTGTCGGCGGTGGTCGCGCTCGCGGCCTTCGTCGTCCGGGAGCGCCGGACCGCGGCGCGCGGTGGTGCACCGGTCGTCGACCTCGCGCTGTTCCGTGACCGCTCGTACACCTGCGGCGTCCTGCTCAACACCACGTTCCAGGCCGGGCTCACGGGCGTCGTCTACGTGCTCACGCTGTACCTGCGCAGCGGGCTCGGGCTCGACCCGGTCGTCGCCGGCGCCGCGCAGCTCCCCGTGGCACTCGGCGCGCTGCTCGTCGCACCCTTCGCGGCACGGCTGGCACGACCGCGGCGCGGCGAGCTCACGGGGGTCATACTGCTCATCGTCGGCTCGGCGGCCGCGTGGGCCGCCGTCGAGGTGCTCCCCGACGCAGGCACCACGATCGTGTGGGCGCTGGCCGTGCCACTCCTCGTCGTGGGCGTCGGCAGCAACCTCGTCTCGGCGCTCAACCTCGGCGTCACCAACGCGCGGATCCCCGCCGAGGAGGCGGGCAGCGCCAACGCCGTACGTCAGACCACCGCCCGCATCGGGTCCGCGGTCGGCACCGCCACCGTCGGTGCGCTGCTCGCCGCGGCACTCGCGCCCGCCGGCCTCGGAACGGCTGCCCGGGCGGACTGGGACCGTGCCATGAGCGCGGGCATGGCGCTGTCGGTGGCGTTCCTCGCGGCGTCGCTCGTGCCGGTGCTCATCGACCTCGTCGCGACGCGACGCGAGGTCCGCGCAGCCCGCTCCTAG
- a CDS encoding heavy metal translocating P-type ATPase: MTQAVRPARDAQPVPAGEGLARRLVRQYPLVVVTIAVLVATLLLRAAGQAVAGGWLGSVWALLVAAQVFRGMVQDIRAGKWGIDLLAVSAIIATVAVGEYVAALVVVLMLTGGQGLEDYAAHRARGELRALLERAPVAAHRLAPDDSVVDVPVGEVVAGDRLLIRPAEVVPVDGTLLSDEAELDESSLTGESLPVPHRAGDPVLSGALNTERAVLVLAGASAEQSQYARIVAMVREATQSQAPVVRLADRYAVPFTVLAFTIAAAAWWWHGDATVVAQVLVVATPCPLLIAAPVAFLAGMSRSAHAGVIIKDAGTLERLAAVRTVAFDKTGTLTYGRPELVTVHARAPWGQDDVLRLAASAEQYSSHVLARSVRDAATARNLVLAPAVDAHEEAAHGVTAHVEGHLVVVGKRAHVAATAQGVPDQQVYPGELAVYVAVDGQGAGVLVLSDQPRADARTTLEELTRLGITDRVVISGDAAPTVAHVAEAVGITRTFAECLPEDKVRLVRDLPNRPVMMVGDGVNDAPVLAVADVGVAMGARGSTAASESADVVILTEDLEKTAAAVRVGRRTMRVALQSIWLGMVLSVGLMLVAATGVIPAVVGALCQEVVDLLSILNALRALRGPAGASPYIEVPQR, encoded by the coding sequence ATGACGCAGGCGGTGCGACCGGCGCGCGACGCGCAGCCCGTGCCGGCAGGTGAGGGCCTGGCCCGGCGGTTGGTGCGGCAGTACCCCCTGGTGGTCGTCACGATCGCCGTCCTCGTCGCGACGCTGCTGCTCCGTGCGGCCGGGCAGGCAGTGGCCGGTGGCTGGCTCGGATCGGTCTGGGCGCTGCTCGTGGCGGCCCAGGTGTTCCGGGGCATGGTCCAGGACATCCGGGCCGGCAAGTGGGGCATCGACCTGCTCGCGGTCTCCGCGATCATCGCCACGGTGGCGGTCGGCGAGTACGTCGCCGCGCTGGTGGTGGTGCTGATGCTGACCGGCGGGCAGGGCCTCGAGGACTATGCCGCGCACCGTGCCCGTGGAGAGCTCCGCGCGCTGCTGGAGCGGGCACCCGTCGCGGCGCACCGGCTCGCGCCGGACGACTCGGTGGTCGACGTCCCCGTCGGGGAGGTCGTGGCCGGCGACCGTCTGCTCATCCGTCCCGCCGAGGTCGTCCCGGTGGACGGGACGCTGCTCAGCGACGAGGCGGAGCTCGACGAGTCGTCGCTGACGGGTGAGAGCCTGCCGGTCCCCCACCGCGCCGGCGACCCAGTGCTGTCGGGTGCGCTGAACACCGAGCGTGCCGTCCTCGTGCTCGCGGGCGCGTCGGCCGAGCAGAGCCAGTACGCGCGCATCGTCGCGATGGTCCGAGAGGCCACGCAGTCCCAGGCGCCGGTGGTCCGTCTCGCCGACCGGTACGCCGTCCCGTTCACTGTCCTCGCGTTCACCATCGCCGCGGCCGCGTGGTGGTGGCACGGCGACGCCACGGTGGTGGCGCAGGTGCTGGTCGTGGCCACGCCGTGCCCGCTGCTGATCGCCGCGCCGGTGGCCTTCCTCGCCGGCATGAGCCGGTCCGCGCACGCCGGCGTCATCATCAAGGACGCCGGGACGCTCGAACGGCTCGCCGCTGTGCGGACCGTCGCGTTCGACAAGACCGGCACCCTGACCTACGGGCGACCCGAGCTCGTCACCGTGCATGCACGTGCACCGTGGGGCCAGGACGACGTGCTGCGCCTCGCGGCCTCGGCCGAGCAGTACTCGTCGCACGTGCTGGCCAGGTCCGTGCGCGACGCCGCCACGGCGCGGAACCTGGTGCTCGCCCCCGCGGTCGACGCCCACGAGGAGGCGGCGCACGGAGTCACCGCACACGTGGAGGGGCACCTGGTGGTCGTCGGCAAGCGGGCGCATGTTGCCGCCACCGCTCAGGGCGTGCCGGACCAGCAGGTGTACCCGGGCGAGCTGGCGGTGTACGTCGCGGTCGACGGTCAGGGCGCCGGCGTCCTGGTGCTCAGCGACCAGCCCCGCGCAGACGCGCGCACGACTCTGGAGGAGCTCACGCGGCTGGGCATCACCGACCGCGTGGTGATCAGCGGTGACGCCGCGCCCACCGTCGCGCACGTCGCCGAGGCCGTCGGCATCACACGGACGTTTGCCGAGTGCCTGCCCGAGGACAAGGTCCGCCTGGTGCGCGACCTGCCGAACCGCCCGGTGATGATGGTCGGCGACGGGGTCAACGACGCACCCGTGCTGGCCGTGGCGGACGTCGGTGTGGCCATGGGTGCGCGGGGGTCCACCGCCGCGAGCGAGTCGGCGGACGTCGTGATCCTTACGGAGGACCTCGAGAAGACCGCCGCAGCGGTGCGCGTCGGCCGGCGGACCATGCGGGTCGCCCTGCAGAGCATCTGGCTCGGCATGGTGCTGTCCGTCGGCCTCATGCTCGTCGCCGCGACGGGAGTCATCCCGGCGGTCGTCGGTGCACTGTGCCAGGAGGTGGTCGACCTGCTCTCGATCCTCAACGCGCTGCGGGCTCTGCGCGGGCCGGCGGGGGCGAGTCCCTACATCGAGGTACCCCAGCGGTAG
- the crcB gene encoding fluoride efflux transporter CrcB → MSVGEFLLLIVAGGAGAVVRYLLDDWIRARASKKFPWSTAIINMTGSLVLGVLTGLVVGRVASTELSVVLATGFLAGYTTFGTASYETVQLVRERKYGTALLYGIGILLVCVALAFVGYRWGTSM, encoded by the coding sequence ATGAGCGTCGGCGAGTTCCTGCTGCTGATCGTCGCCGGGGGAGCGGGAGCCGTCGTGCGCTACCTCCTCGATGACTGGATCAGGGCCCGCGCGTCCAAGAAGTTCCCGTGGTCCACCGCGATCATCAACATGACCGGTTCGCTCGTCCTCGGTGTGCTCACCGGTCTGGTGGTCGGCCGGGTCGCTTCGACGGAGCTCAGCGTCGTGCTCGCCACCGGGTTCCTGGCTGGCTACACGACGTTCGGCACGGCCAGCTACGAGACGGTCCAGCTGGTCCGCGAGAGGAAGTACGGCACCGCGCTGCTCTACGGTATCGGCATCCTGCTGGTGTGCGTCGCGCTGGCGTTCGTCGGCTACCGCTGGGGTACCTCGATGTAG
- a CDS encoding fluoride efflux transporter FluC, which translates to MARQESGSSTRPVIPDRVPGRGAAIGLVAAGAGGGVAIREFLSREVPPLDGVPVVIILVNVLGAFVFGYLYEHLTRRSPGPGRTARLKLLVGTGFCGGLTTYSALATDTAVLLDKSRVDLALAYALGTVLLGALATLAGIALASRATATDTGRAS; encoded by the coding sequence ATGGCCCGCCAAGAATCAGGCTCTTCGACGCGCCCCGTCATACCCGACCGGGTTCCTGGTCGCGGGGCGGCCATCGGCCTCGTCGCTGCGGGCGCCGGCGGCGGCGTCGCCATCCGTGAGTTCCTGTCGCGAGAGGTCCCGCCGCTCGACGGTGTCCCTGTCGTCATTATTCTGGTCAACGTCCTGGGCGCCTTCGTGTTCGGCTACCTCTACGAGCACCTGACACGCAGGTCGCCGGGGCCGGGACGGACCGCCCGGCTCAAGCTGCTGGTGGGCACCGGCTTCTGCGGTGGCCTGACCACCTACAGCGCGCTGGCCACCGACACCGCCGTGCTGCTCGACAAGTCCCGCGTGGACCTCGCGCTCGCCTACGCGCTGGGGACCGTGCTCCTCGGCGCGCTCGCGACCCTCGCCGGCATCGCCTTGGCCAGTCGCGCGACAGCAACCGACACCGGGAGGGCGTCATGA
- a CDS encoding YhgE/Pip domain-containing protein, translating to MILSLAWSELRRYRRPLERVALLFLVLLPSLYGGLYLWSNWDPYGHLEDIKVAVVDEDQAVTVQGKDVRAGSQVVEELQQDPIVEWTPTSATNAAAGLSDGTYLMTITIPNDFSANLASVQSGDPKVAEVLLRRDGANGFIVSVASRGLAIELEERINAAATAAYFTVLFEGLDELRSGLQQAADGAGRLRDGLTTAHDGTVTLAGGLASAQQASVALRDGAEQVAQGDQRIANVVNPLVDEVVPALPGVASAAQTVADKAAQLAGQVAQDADGLPSRTGQLLDELQQWGNSSGAASDPGFQQVVARAEAAHARAGDVTRTAAEVSTAANRVAARAAQVNADVPVIQARIRAAQSDIDRLASGSQEVATGLGELSTGLQSATDGANQLVSGTAELESGASTLTDGLTSAVQQIPTIGENDPEGVARELASPTKVTDSAVNDAKYYGEGLAPFFFGIALCVFGVAAFTVLRPVNPRGLMSRAHSVRVALAGYLPVASIGVTGGFVLTAILHFGLGMEPRSWPATLGLVAVGSMAFTAIAHALRAAFGVVGSSIALVLLMLQLTSCAGIYPMQTLPGPLRAIHPLLPMSYVVDGLRIALTGGPSDRYVRDILVVGAWGLTGLLLGVAAVVWRRRWTITQVKPVLGE from the coding sequence ATGATCCTCTCCCTCGCCTGGTCGGAGCTGCGGCGGTACCGGCGTCCGCTCGAACGCGTGGCGCTCCTGTTCCTGGTTCTCCTGCCGTCGCTGTACGGCGGCCTGTACCTGTGGTCCAACTGGGACCCGTACGGGCACCTCGAGGACATCAAGGTCGCGGTGGTCGACGAGGACCAGGCGGTGACCGTCCAGGGCAAGGACGTCCGGGCGGGGAGCCAGGTCGTCGAGGAGCTGCAGCAGGACCCGATCGTCGAGTGGACCCCGACCAGCGCGACCAACGCGGCCGCCGGTCTGTCCGACGGGACCTACCTGATGACGATCACCATCCCGAACGACTTCTCCGCGAACCTGGCGTCGGTGCAGTCGGGTGACCCGAAGGTGGCCGAGGTCCTGCTGCGCCGCGACGGTGCCAACGGGTTCATCGTCAGCGTCGCCTCCCGGGGACTGGCGATCGAGCTCGAGGAGCGGATCAACGCCGCCGCGACGGCGGCGTACTTCACCGTCCTGTTCGAGGGTCTGGACGAGCTGCGTAGCGGGCTGCAGCAGGCGGCCGACGGTGCCGGCCGCCTGCGTGACGGCCTGACGACCGCGCACGACGGGACGGTGACGCTGGCCGGGGGCCTGGCGTCGGCGCAGCAGGCCTCGGTCGCGCTGCGCGACGGCGCGGAGCAGGTCGCGCAGGGCGACCAGCGCATCGCGAACGTCGTCAACCCGTTGGTGGATGAGGTCGTCCCTGCGCTGCCCGGGGTGGCGAGTGCCGCGCAGACGGTCGCCGACAAGGCGGCACAGCTGGCCGGGCAGGTGGCGCAGGACGCCGACGGGCTGCCCTCGCGGACCGGGCAGCTCCTCGACGAGCTCCAGCAGTGGGGGAACAGCAGCGGCGCGGCGAGCGACCCGGGCTTCCAGCAGGTCGTGGCGCGGGCCGAGGCCGCGCACGCGCGCGCCGGTGACGTCACCAGGACGGCCGCGGAGGTCAGCACGGCCGCGAACCGGGTCGCTGCCCGCGCCGCCCAGGTCAACGCCGACGTCCCCGTGATCCAGGCGAGGATCCGCGCCGCGCAGTCCGACATCGACCGCCTGGCGTCCGGGTCCCAGGAGGTCGCGACCGGGCTGGGCGAGCTGTCGACCGGACTGCAGAGCGCGACGGACGGGGCGAACCAGCTGGTCAGCGGGACGGCCGAGCTGGAGAGCGGCGCATCGACGTTGACCGACGGACTGACCTCCGCCGTCCAGCAGATCCCGACCATCGGCGAGAACGACCCCGAAGGTGTCGCACGCGAGCTCGCGTCGCCGACGAAGGTCACGGACTCCGCAGTGAACGACGCGAAGTACTACGGCGAAGGTCTGGCGCCGTTCTTCTTCGGCATCGCCCTGTGCGTCTTCGGCGTCGCGGCGTTCACGGTGCTCCGTCCGGTGAACCCGCGAGGGCTCATGTCGCGCGCGCACTCGGTGCGGGTGGCGCTCGCGGGGTACCTCCCGGTCGCGTCGATCGGGGTGACCGGGGGTTTCGTGCTGACCGCTATCCTGCACTTCGGTCTGGGCATGGAGCCGCGCAGCTGGCCGGCGACGCTCGGTCTGGTGGCCGTAGGGTCGATGGCCTTCACCGCCATCGCGCACGCCCTGCGGGCCGCGTTCGGGGTGGTGGGCTCGTCGATAGCGCTCGTGCTGCTGATGCTCCAGCTGACCAGCTGCGCCGGGATCTACCCGATGCAGACGCTGCCGGGCCCGCTGCGCGCGATCCACCCGCTCCTGCCCATGTCCTACGTCGTGGACGGCCTGCGGATCGCGCTCACCGGCGGACCGTCGGACCGGTACGTGCGCGACATTCTGGTCGTCGGTGCCTGGGGGCTCACGGGTCTCCTGCTCGGGGTCGCGGCCGTCGTGTGGCGGCGGCGCTGGACCATCACCCAGGTCAAGCCCGTCCTGGGGGAGTGA
- a CDS encoding ATP-binding cassette domain-containing protein encodes MTIEQSRTDPLDLPPEQPPEGIRARGLGMRAGEGWVYRHVTVSAFPGEVLEVRGAGGTGRSMLLLTLAGRARATTGTLWVLGHQLPHDTRHVRGLASVARLDDVVGPEDQHTVDQAFRERARWDRVHPAGSDGTGYRVDEVRELTALGAAGGERVAGLPAVQRTLLAVALAALERPKVLVLDDLDDGLPPDEQAMVWTALGQVSAADECITIATTAGGDPRDHPAGRSVLELHATHVEES; translated from the coding sequence ATGACGATCGAGCAGAGCCGCACCGATCCGCTGGACCTCCCGCCGGAGCAGCCGCCCGAGGGCATCCGGGCCAGGGGCCTGGGGATGCGCGCCGGCGAAGGCTGGGTCTACCGGCACGTCACCGTGAGTGCCTTCCCGGGCGAGGTCCTCGAGGTCCGCGGTGCGGGTGGGACGGGTCGCTCGATGCTGCTGCTCACGCTGGCCGGCAGGGCACGGGCGACGACGGGGACCTTGTGGGTCCTGGGGCACCAGCTCCCGCACGACACCCGTCATGTGCGCGGCCTGGCGTCGGTCGCCCGGCTGGACGACGTCGTCGGCCCGGAGGACCAGCACACGGTCGACCAGGCGTTCCGTGAGCGAGCGCGCTGGGACCGGGTCCATCCTGCCGGTTCCGACGGCACGGGCTACCGGGTCGACGAGGTGCGCGAGCTGACCGCCCTGGGTGCCGCTGGTGGTGAACGGGTCGCCGGGCTCCCCGCGGTCCAGCGCACGCTGCTCGCGGTGGCGCTCGCGGCGCTGGAGCGGCCCAAGGTGCTGGTGCTCGACGACCTGGACGACGGCCTGCCGCCCGACGAGCAGGCGATGGTCTGGACCGCGCTCGGTCAGGTCTCCGCCGCCGACGAGTGCATCACGATCGCGACCACCGCCGGTGGTGACCCGCGCGACCACCCAGCGGGTCGGTCCGTTCTCGAGCTGCACGCGACGCACGTGGAGGAGTCATGA
- a CDS encoding chemotaxis protein CheW → MATIRPDVRPARRLEERVRELATTVRWAPAPRWGSSTREHTRYAGYLGGSIVGWTALGLATAAVIGRALGAA, encoded by the coding sequence ATGGCCACCATCCGTCCCGACGTCCGTCCCGCCCGCCGGCTCGAGGAGCGTGTGCGCGAGCTCGCGACCACCGTCCGGTGGGCACCCGCACCGCGCTGGGGAAGCTCGACGCGTGAGCACACGCGGTACGCGGGCTACCTCGGGGGCAGCATCGTGGGCTGGACGGCCCTGGGGCTTGCGACGGCCGCGGTCATCGGTCGGGCGCTCGGCGCCGCCTGA
- a CDS encoding NUDIX domain-containing protein: MTHWPTHSTTTVYENPWIRVREDAVERPDGTAGVYGVVELRHPAVFIVPLTADDEVVLVEVVRHTTGRSLEVPAGGSDGEDLVLAAQRELREETGLVANHWEHVGSMFALNGVSHAPEHVYLARGLRSADEPVEQEAEGITAVRREPWPRVLELVADGSITDGETVAALMYAAIALGRVR, translated from the coding sequence ATGACGCACTGGCCGACGCACAGCACCACCACCGTCTACGAGAACCCCTGGATCCGCGTGCGCGAGGACGCGGTCGAGCGCCCGGACGGGACGGCAGGGGTCTACGGCGTCGTCGAGCTGCGCCACCCCGCGGTCTTCATCGTCCCGCTGACCGCGGACGACGAGGTGGTGCTCGTCGAGGTCGTGCGGCACACCACCGGGAGGTCGCTCGAGGTGCCCGCCGGCGGCAGCGACGGCGAGGACCTGGTGCTCGCCGCCCAGCGCGAGCTCCGCGAGGAGACCGGCCTCGTGGCGAACCACTGGGAGCACGTGGGGTCGATGTTCGCGCTCAACGGGGTCAGTCACGCCCCGGAGCACGTCTACCTGGCCCGCGGCCTGCGGTCCGCGGACGAGCCGGTCGAGCAGGAGGCCGAGGGCATCACCGCGGTGCGGCGCGAGCCGTGGCCACGGGTGCTGGAGCTCGTCGCGGACGGGTCGATCACCGACGGCGAGACCGTCGCGGCGCTGATGTACGCCGCGATCGCGCTCGGTCGGGTCAGGTGA